GTCTCATAAGTAAAAGCATATCTTGAAAGAGTTACGAAGACCAATGGGAAGTAATCACTATAATAAGAGATACTCGAGCCCATGTTACGTTTCAGATACCAGTATGTTTAAttgttttctaagtttttccatgTATTGAAGGATCATATCTTCATAACCGCAAGACAAatacttcaagaaaaatgaacAGTCAGGAAATGCATAGATAATAGCAAACCAAAGGTTTATGCTGTGATGTTCTGTGATCCGTGCACATGCCTGCTGTGCATATGAAAACATGCATTACATATAGAAAGGTTTTTATCCGCTTTGATTTAATATTTTGTACAAAATTTCATCAATCCTTAACATGCCATAAAAAATTCATAACTCAGAGCAATGTTATGGGAAACCCAGCATGCAAAGCAGACTTTGAGCCTATTGGCAATTTAACATTCAAATGGATGTCCTTCCGTGTCACTTACTCATAAGAAGAAGTCAATTATCCACATAACAAGCTAATTATATAAGTTTGACAAAGCAGGAACTTACCCCATATCAATGCGCTGATGAATTCTGCAGTATGTCTCGAAGATAAATAGACGAGCATTCTCAAGAAACTCATCTTTTAATGGGACAGTAGAAAAGCTGCCCTCTTCAACCCTTTTTCCAAGGAAGGGATCATTCAGTATCACCTACAACAAAGACGGAAAATTAAGGGTGTAAAAGATAGTGCCTACAGTTCCAATATCAAACAAAAAGCTAAAGGCAACCAAAAAAGATGACGAAACTTCAAGCTAAAACATTGCACAATTTTATGGTAAAAGATACTACAATCTAACTTACTTCTTCGCACTCCTTCATCTTCTTCTGTGCTCCATCAAATTCATAGTTGACATAAACACATGCCAAAAACTCCGTGATGGGATCTTTGTAAGAGCATTGATCTTGCTGGATAACCTTGATAAATTCTTTGAATTGAGGTCTTCTCCTTTTGTTGACAATAAAAGCAGTGGCTAAGTACCTTAGAAGATGGGGAGCACTGGTTTGAATGGCGTTTAGATACCTGGAAAGAAGTGAAATCACCTTGTAAGATGAGACAACTACACAAAGTTGGATAACAGAGAAAGGAAATATATAAACCCAGAGAAAATAATGTGTTAACCAATGAAAAAAAGCAGTAAAAACATCCAAATTCAAACACAATTTTATGTTTAGTTCCAACAACAATCTCCCTTATGAAACAAATTTCCAAAATAAGCAGTATGGCGAACATATCACCTACTTTAACCTAAAATCTTTGAACAAACATTTTGCAAATTACATGGCAAGCAGTGCGTTTAACTTTTCATATTAAAAAATACCATGCAAATGATAGAAGAAATCTACAAAGCTTCTAAACATGTTCCATTCCAACACAATCAAAATCGAAGCGTGTGAACACAGCAGGAGATTGAAACAGAAGTAAGTCATGGCATAAAAATACAGGAAAATGCACAAAGAACAAATAAGCACAAATATCAAGTGATTACATAATGATGCAACTAACAACATCAATAACAAGACATGGAAACCTTAAGGTTAGTTATTAAAGTGACATACTTGTCTTGATTAAATAGGTCAATGATCTGTGTTCTTCCATTGTCATGGTTGAAAAAGATGAAGAGGCTCCAGTGCATGAGCCATATTCTACTCTGAACTTGGTTCAAAGGTGATGAGAAGCTCTGCAGCAAGAAGActaataaatgaattaatgaatCATTGGAAAGCAAATTGTCAAACTAAAAACCGAAAAATCCACGGGGATATAACGAAAACCTTGGAATCAATTATTTCTTTCAAACGATTAAGTTCTTCAAGAGCAATATCCCAGTTTTGCATCAGTATCTCGGCAGCAAGCTTCCCCCACAACGCACTCAAACTCCTTTCACTATTAGTACATAAAGCCCGATACTGATACAGATAGTCAGCAGCACCAGAGTAGTTGCCGCACTCAAATTGGAATTTTGCATACTGATATAATGCTTCTATTTGATCTGGACCAATctgttaaaaattaattttatccaccattaaattaaaaaaaaactttaattaATTCAAACCCAGTAAAAatcaaaactttaagaaaaaagaGCATGCTAGAATTTTAGCATAAGAAAGCATGTGCATCTATTTGTTTATTCTTTATATTTTCCTTAAAAATCACATAAATGTTATGACTAATACAAATTCACACTTGAATGGGTTATTCACTAAAAATCCTAAAAGGGTTAAAAAATAGCATGAAAATAACCTTAAATTCATAAATAAAGGCAGAAAAAACAGACCTGGTAGCGGTCATTAAGCATCTGGAGATTATACTGTTTATCAGCACGCAATTCCTGAACAGCGTTAGTGTTTTGCAAGAAAGTGACGAGAGGAGCGGCGGCATCTTCCAAAGCCTTGAGACGAGCGACAACCTCGACTCTCCTCTCGACCATGTCCTGAGGGACATCATCGGTGTGGTAGAGGCTCTTATGGATATCCATAGCGTAATCGACCATGTTTGTCTTGTTCAAAAGCTCGATCTTTGCTTTCAAGATCTGTTCATCTGGGTATAGTTGTCGCTCTTGCAAGAACTCCAGCAATGGAAACACTAAGTGCCTGTCTAGGTTCGGGCCGATACGCGGGGTTAGATCGTAAGTAGCCATCGCCGCCGGCAGTGTTCTTCAATTAGGGTTTACTCTGGTTTCCTGACTTTTTGTTTGATATAAACAAATTTATACTATATATATACCTTCTCCACTCTCTTAATTCAAAtagagttttaaaattatttttattttcgaattaaatttaataatttctttttacaaaaattttaaaaagtattttataatattatttacaaTAATTACTAGACGATAGCATGTAATGCTTAATTtcgatattaatatattttatgtttatataaattgattcaaaatataaatttaaaattttatttaagtcaaTCCATATTTGTAAATAGATTATTCAAGCTCATTTTAAGCTATATTATTATTtacaaaactttcaaattttatattatttttaatagaggagaaatatacttatataatgtaaaaattaaaatagttttacatactttcataattatttatatgattaataaTTTAGCAATCTGATTATtagatttaataattttatattcaaCATTTGGATTATAAAATACTAATTATATAAATAGttataaaactattttaaattttacattttataagtGAATCTCAAtcctttttaatataatatttaataatttttatttttatttattaaaattttatatatagacaaattaattttaatgtttacattataatattatattttattatatatttaatatttatgtgtTATAAACTACATAATGCATagaaaaacataatataatatatcaaaaattagaaaataaactcAAGCCTTGAATGCTTGAACCTAAACCTAACCCATTTTTAAAATgagtttaatttttttgttcaaaTCTATTTTTAAAGTAAATCTTTAAACTTGGGTAGATAGCTCGCTCTTCAAATAAGTCTATGTCACACCTATAATCTGAACACAATTAAGACTTTAGTAAAAGTAGCAAAGTTGTTTTAAATACCAATAGGTTCAAAATCATGGTATGTTGTTTGAAATTGATTTTTGATATAATGATGAATTTAGTCctcaatatttatattttctCATCAATTTGGATATTATTCTTTTTTATAGCTAAAattgttttcaatttttaaaagattCAAATTTAATCATTAACCTTTCAAAATAGCcgatttactttttttttaatgaaaatattgactaaagagttaaaaattttaacattacAATCCTCATGACAATTCACATGTAGTTCATGTTAATTATTCTTAAGTTTCCACCAACTATATATATTTAgagttttgaattttttataatttttaaattatttagtgaTGTGACAtgtaaataaaagatgtcatatCAACACGAAATGCAGTTGGATTATTACGCTGGTTGTTACATCCACattgttaaaaattaatgttttaactaGCATTTctattaagaaaaaaattaattcttttcaaaagattaatggtcaaatttaactaaaaaggaGTAAggcctaaaattataaaaaaaatgtaaGTGTTGATAGCTAATATTGTCATTATGTCATTTTTTTATGGATTTCTGTTAATAAAAAGCATTTGACTTTTGTAAAATATTAATAgcaaattttaactaaaattgaaaaataacaaaTAGACTGAGGGTTAAAATTTTCACTAtaccttattattattttctatagatttcaacaaaaaaatattaacattaaagtatttattattttttaaatggttttaaaacTTTTAACAATTGAGTTGCTGCATGAACTTGGGAAACTTTGGAACCTAAAAGATAgttttattgtttattataatattaatagtatgataataaaaagtaatattaattaattttaaaaaaattgttttaaaacaaaatcttaaagtaaaaaataatagataagctttaaaattaaaatttaaaaatttaaaataaactttCAAAGATTTAAGGTAGATTTGAATGGGCAGTACGTTTACATATATGCGGTAAGTGTAAAAATAACGGTAATGGTGAGATTAGATATAATAACATGagacaaaaaaataaattaaacacaTCGCACCACCTATTTAAACCCACCCTTAATCTTGTCTAAACTGAAAAATAAGAGAATTCTACATCAAACATAGTTTCTTGAGATTTTATGATGGTGCCTTTTGCCCTCATGATTATTTTCctctaagaaaataaaaatgttttCTTGGATAGTTGgctaatataaaaatatacatgtttataattttgGAATATGTTGATTTGTTTGAGgatcaaatttataaatttgtaaaTGTGGAgagttaaaattattaaattatttaaaattagaatcaaattaataaaatgtgtaagtgttgaaggctaaatatattataacatcaatttaaaacAATTACATCATCATTTTTATTAACAATTTAACGAGTCTTTAGTTGTCTCCTTTGTGGgcttttcttgttttcttttttttgtttttatataatgagtttttctctttacaaaaaaaaaaaagggaaaaaagaaaaaaaaagggcgGACCGAAGCACACTATAGCAAATAATGGTTCCACAAAATGTTTTCTGTAGCATTTTCCTTTTATAAATCTTAATATTTGATATATTTACAgtatactttttttattttattttataagtagATTTAAAAAATTGTcgcattttttatatttatattttaaaatattttattatactttaTAAGACACTTGTCATCACCTTGACTCTATTTGTGGAGTTTAAAAACTCCATTAACAATGTTCCAAATATTTTTTTTGAGATAATTTCCATAAAACATACCTATGCCATAAGTAGGGgtgtttttatttgaaaaacattTGTAGGGTAAACTACACTTGAGttcattaaactattagtaaatttacgttttgataatttaattttaaaaaaagttataaaatggttattgaactatttgaaagttttcatttaattcaTTGGACTGTTAAAAGCACTGCCATGTTGTCTTCTTGGTTCGCACCGCTTACACTGGTCAAAAACTTTAACAACccaatgaattaaataaaaaacttttaaatagttcaatgatcattttataactttttgaaattgaatgaccagaacgtaaacttactaataatttaatgatcTTAGATgtagtttattttttttttctcgctcagtctaattatttttattccatAATCATGGCATGATTGGGAGTATTGGCCAAAATTTTGTATGATAAAATATGGGTAAAAAAAGAGAAACGGGAAAGAAAGATAGCAAAAAGTGTTATAATGAAACAAAAGTTCACAACTTTCTCGGATAACGACATTTTCAAGAATCTAAATTTTCTTCCTAAAAATGTAATATATTTTAACTATACTCATCCTAATTATTagtaaaaaatttaatttgatttgttGAAGAATACTATTTAAGCTATCTCAACCTTATAAATCTTGATATATTATTTCTCGTGTTTCTTCTCTAAGATGGATAGAGAAGAAAACTAACATGcactataaaaaaaaattaccaaCATTTATAAGTACTAAAAAAAGTCATAAAATTCTCCTTATTAATATCACCGACTAAAGTACCGGAGAAAAGTTTTCAAGTTCATTAATATCACCGACTAGAGTACTGGAGAAAAGTTTTCAGAGAACTTGATCAATAGTGTTGGTATAATGTTTGTATTTACACGTGCCTTAGATATAGTGGTAAAGCACATTGCATTCTCAAGGAGAGAAGTAAATTCGAACCACAAAGATAATATTGTTAGGAGGGATAGTCACAAACCTCAAACATTAGATTCTAAATCAAATACGAATAGAATATAATGATGTAAACTTTGTATatctctttatttatttgtaatttagtGGTATATCTTGTGACTACAAACTAGAGAATACAATTCAAGCAGCAAAGAGAAACGATATTGGGTTCCAAACAATATTGACTGCCAAAAAGATCAACAATTCTACTTGCAATCCAAAATTAATGCCTAATATTCAGCTTTCTAAAAAGTAAATGGTGCATGAATCACCGTTATGGATAATAAAGCAGGctaatatattttatatgttaacaAGATCAAATTGAATGAAAACACAAAGAATGCTTGAAATACAATCCCATgaatataaaaccatcaaatctCCAAAGTCAAGATTCAGTACTTGCTCACAAGAAATTGCCATTTAAGAACCTCTTCAAAATACCTCTCCTTTTGGCTTTTCATTTCGAAATTGTCATCTCACTTCAATTATTCAACGAACATGATTCTCCTTATGCCCACCATTTTTGTCCGTCTCTTCAGACATCTCATCACATTCTGTAATAACAAGGAGTCACATATAACAAGATGAGACTTGCATTTATACTTGAGCATATAAATTCATTATCAGATGGATTTACAATAAGCTTACAAGGTTACAATTAACATTTATATATTTCTACGAATTTCAGTACTCCGTACCTTCTTTGTTTAACTGCTCAATGGTAGAATTAAGGTCCCAAGTACATTTTCTAACATCCCGTCCTGTTTGTACCTCTTGTAGCTTTGGCGTGCTTAAAGCTCCATTGCAAAAATTCTCTATAGCGGGACAGTCAATCACTGTTACGTCATCCAATGATGGGAACTTCAAAGTGTAGTTCCCTGAACAAAAGCTTTTGAGGTTTTGTAAACCCTTAAGCTCCAAACATTTCAACTCCTTGAAAATAATCTCATGATATGTTGCTTCATCTCCATCACTTGCAATTACTTCTCTCATCATTTCACATCCTCCTATCTTCAGTGTAACAAGCTGCTCCAAACATTGGGCTTTCGAGGATGTAATCAGCTGTACCATCTCTTTGCAGTACCCAACCTCCAAAGTTGTAAGATTTCGTAAAGCTGAGGAAGCACGTGCTATATTGATTAAGTTGCCACACTTGTAAACTCGAAGAGTTTGAAGATTAGTACAAATGTGATGGAGGGGAGAGCCTCGATTCCATAGATGTGTCATCTTATCAACACCTTTCAATGTTAACTCGTTAATTCTTGGGAGCAACATTGTCACGTCTCTCTTCTCACCAACATCACCTTCGTAAGGACACAACTCTTTAAAATTGCAATCAACCATCTCAATCTTTTCCAAATTGGAAAATCTTTGTAGGAAACAGAATGAAAAAACTGTTGAATCATTGAGGTTTTCAATGATTTCAAGAACTTTAATATGGGAAAACAAGTCGATGGAAAACTGGCCACCTGTGATCGTTGCAATGACATCAGTAGTAAGTGAAATCTGTTTCAATTGAGGGATTATTTGAGAAGTTAACAACAAAAAATGGTAATATATTTGACTGGTTTTTGAATTGCAAAAGAATAGGAAGGTCTAACACAAACATGAGCCAATAAAAGAATCAATGAATTAAAAAACAGGCATTGATTAATTTTGCACTTTTCAATGCTTGATTTTGTTGTTTACTATtattgaaaggaaaaaaaatgccatatgat
This is a stretch of genomic DNA from Gossypium arboreum isolate Shixiya-1 chromosome 11, ASM2569848v2, whole genome shotgun sequence. It encodes these proteins:
- the LOC108473588 gene encoding eukaryotic translation initiation factor 3 subunit E; the protein is MATYDLTPRIGPNLDRHLVFPLLEFLQERQLYPDEQILKAKIELLNKTNMVDYAMDIHKSLYHTDDVPQDMVERRVEVVARLKALEDAAAPLVTFLQNTNAVQELRADKQYNLQMLNDRYQIGPDQIEALYQYAKFQFECGNYSGAADYLYQYRALCTNSERSLSALWGKLAAEILMQNWDIALEELNRLKEIIDSKSFSSPLNQVQSRIWLMHWSLFIFFNHDNGRTQIIDLFNQDKYLNAIQTSAPHLLRYLATAFIVNKRRRPQFKEFIKVIQQDQCSYKDPITEFLACVYVNYEFDGAQKKMKECEEVILNDPFLGKRVEEGSFSTVPLKDEFLENARLFIFETYCRIHQRIDMGVLFEKLNLNYEEGERWIVNLIRNSKLDAKIDSETGTVIMEPNQPNVYEQLIDHTKALQGRTYKLVGQLLENAQAQPAR